CATTAATATATTATTGTTGCGAGAATTATTGTCACATTGAGTTATTATTACTTGTATTTAAAAGAAATAGTGAGATGAGTGAATTAAATTGTTTAGAAAATATGCTTTAGAGTAAATAGGCACGGCTTCATTGAGCACCTATGAATTTGTGATTAAAAAGTGCGAGAGACAATGTACAATGCAACAAATAAATTGGTTGATGTATAATAATGTGAGAGACAATGTACAATCCAACAAATAAATTTGGCTCATGTATAATAATGAAGACATGGGATGGGGGATTTCCATTTTTTAGAGGGTGAAAGTattataattaattgatgacaatgGTTATTGTTGATGAATGTAATTTAAGAAAAAGTTTGTATGTGCACAAGTTATCACCATCCTTAATATAATCATATCACACCTTTGAGCACATTAAACATTTCaatttagcaattttaacaatattaaatttcatattaataattgtaACAATATTAAAAAGTAAACTAGTTTCATAATCAAGTAATAATGACCATGATTATTGTTCATCCATGTGATTTAAGGAGAAATTTGTATGTATACAAATTCTAACTACCCCTAATGAAATTGTATAATACCTATCAGcataacaaaaaaattaataatatcacttttttattatattaaaacaTAAACTATTAATAATATTCAATTCTAATTCTAACATaaatagatttatatattttttactttagaACCAACATAAAAGCTGTAacttgaaaataataatttttattgtgttAATAATGACATGATTCATCTTGGGGGCCTTTTCTCATATAGCCTCCCACAATTGTAAATACTCTAGTGCAACATAATCTGTCATTTCCAATGATTGATGGAAAGATTTTTCCTAGTTCTTTGATGTCCAAGAAAATCAACACTGCCTGTTAGTTTTGCATGTCATTCTGTACAATTTTGCAAGAACACCCACAAGAGGAGAATTTATGTATGTTGTAGGTTCAAGCATGCTAGATTTGGTCCTGAGGTCTACAAAACGATCATATTTATCTGGGCCCCCCACTATTGCCCCAATTAGTGTGTTTGGATTGGAAGAATCTTTGTGAAACCAGTTCATAAAaccttcaatgcatttgatcttcctTGGTTGTTGATGAATGGAAACTACAGATGCTCCTCTGTGATGTGGTTGCCTTGGATATTTGGAACCGTATCCTACCATATATGAAATGCCCAGAGGATTCCTTCCTAATAAATAATCAATCTGCAAAGGATATGATTAGGATTCGTTATATTGTATGCTCCAAAATACAAAAACAGATAATGTAGTGTGCTTACTTGTAGCTTTGCGAAGCCCATAACGTCGTTGGGTTTAAAGAGAGTGTTGCCGCATGACAATGTTCGCTTCTTAGCTGATAGTAAATCACTGTATCTTGCCATCAAAAAAGCAGCACTGGTAACATATTGAGTGTTGGCGCCATCTCTAACATACAACAAACCTCCTGTAACAAAAGAATTGTATTACAGATATCACTAAGAGAATTTTGAGGGCTATGATTAGAAGAGGAGTAGTAACAGAGGATTTATATGGTTGTGACTAGAAAAAGGATTGATTGTTAGTGGTACTGGTGAAGAGATAGAGAGTTCACCTGGGGTGGTTTTAACAGAACGAATGGGACTGCCTGGAAGAAGTGAACAAACAAAGCGTTCTGCATTACTTCTATAGGCTGAGAATTGAGCTTCCCCTTGGAAATATAACTGGTTGGTGAAGTGCATAAGTTAGCTTTAAGCTAGAGTATGtttatattacattttatttaaaaaattgcaCCAATCAGTCTACGCTTACGTCTGTTAGAAGCACTTGAACTCCAGcatatttgaggtcccagttgaaTTCATTAACATATGCCTTTACATCGTCGTGCTGGATAATATAGTTGGAATAATATGAGGATTTGGTAGGTCTGTATAGCCAAGATGCAGCCCATAGAAGCTCGTCCTGAGATCATATTTACAAGTGCATATGTTAAAAGAAAACCAAATTCTGGTTACAAGTGCATATGTTAAGAGAAAACCAAAGTCTTCTTACATTGTAGCCTGAAACAGAGCAATAAAATGGACACTCTCCTCCGTAGGTGCCCTTGTATCGATCGGCAAAGCTGAAGAGCTGAAGGGAAACATGAATGGCCGGTTAGAAAGAAGATGGATGTATAAGGTTTTTCTCAAAATGGATGGATGAAACTTGTTGATTTTGCTGTGTTAGTTAACAGCTATGTTTTCTATTTTACTTGAGCACCCAAACATACCGATTGAGAACGTTGGAGGAGAAGGTGTGAGTAACGAGGGTTTGTGAATCTGAAAACAATGGAGGAGGCAGCCAAGGCTGCGGCCGTTTCTGCTGCAATTTCTGATCCAGGGGTGTCTTTATCAATCTTGTAAAGAGATCGAGGAGTGTCCATATCTTCTGGACGCTCCCAACAATTATGGTCTGCCTGGGGATCACCCACCTATTTCATGCATCAAGATCAACCTCGTcagtttttcataatcttgaagaATGAATGCTGAATATTTTAGATTAGATTTCTTTACCTGAACCCATAATTCATTTGGAGTTGCACTAGCCTTGAGAAAGTAGTCAGTTCCCCATCTAATAGCGTCCCTTGCATTCTGAATCTCTCCTGCAGCTTTCAACTCTTTCCCATAATCCAGTGTGCCCCAAGCGAGTGTGGTGATAGTGAATGCCATGGGAAGCCCATATTTCACGTTATCGCCTGCATCGTAGTAACCCCCAGCTAAATCAACCTGCAGTTGAGTTGCACATAAAATTTTGTATGGAGTCAATTTGGAATGATAGTATGATCCACttctatttttatttctaaataaattgAATAGGGATTTATTTCTGCTTCTACTTACGTTTTGCAACTTCCCATCTGTGAGGCCAGAATCTCCTCTCCACTTTACTCGCTGGGATTGTGGGAGTTTACCGGATCGTTGGGCCTCTAGAAAGAGGATAGACTTAGATAGAGCATCTCTGTAATCGAATTCTCCACGAACCACCTGCCACTCACCACAAAACAGCAACAACACCACTGCCAAAAGCGCTTCCATTGCCTTGGCCATATGGAttctcttctttctttgatatgCAATTTAGAATTGTGCGCTAAATTTATAGACTTGTTAGTCGTGGTATAAAGCTAGTATTTATAACGAGGACTGTGTATGAGTTTCTGTTGCTGAGTAATGCATGGGAACTGCAAGATTTAGAGCATGGGACACCACAAAATAAACGATAAATACTCAGCACCTCAAACAGTTAATACGAGAAatcaggttgatgccttatatcATTTGTCTTTTTTTCGATTGTTGTTCACAAGAATTATACGTTTCACAAGATATATACGTTTTACCTTCAATtttgatttgttcttgttcacAAGAATTATAAGTTTTAGCATTTGTTTTGATTTGTATTATTTTCCGTCTGCACCGCAATGCTACCGTTAGTAATTATCGTTGTTCGTTGATGAATGGTAAGGGAGAAAACGATTCTAATTACAGGCTAAGGCAGGTGAAAGTTTGTAGTTTGATTTAAGATATAATACTATTGTTAAAATTCGGTTTTAGGATTAATGCTTTAATATAATATACATACGTGTAGTAAGTAattattgtattatatatttgtatcaagtattggaaaaatatttttggtttacATGATGTTATActatactttaaaaaataaaatctgaATTTAATTGTTTATTGTAAGGTATTTGTCAATAGTATAGTCATTatcattcaatattttcaataggagttgcataagagaaaagagaaatgaaagttgcaataagctggTCTTTAGCCTCATCATAGTTCTCACCACTCTAGTTCAAAAAAAGAAAAGCCATTTAGAGGACACTCCCTACTTGTATCCTCCTTTGCTTGCAGTGGCTGGTTCAAGCCTCTTCCGTAGTGAAAAGTCATTTGAAGTAAAACAAGAGTTTCTCAATAAGGAGTGGTAGGCCATATAAGACCTACTATTGTTAGATCAATCTTAGTTTCTCTAGTGCTCGCATGTTGGTTTCCTCAATCTTCTATGGTTTCTAgttgttttttattagattaagtAAGGAATGACCCCAAACCATTAGACATCCAAATAAAATGGCGTGGGAGAGAGATGCGTCTTTCATCTTTAGAGGAAAATTTCCTTTTGGAACTACTAGGATGAGGAGGCTTCTGGTCATGATCATTAGGAGAATTATACGGTGCAGTGGGGTTGAGAGTGGGGTTTTATCCAAGCAGTAATTGTAAATGGTATAAATGAAGCCCTTATATAAGGGCGggtaaaaatcttttaaaaaacacTTGTCCagggaagaaaataaaaataatggaTAACTAACAAGCTTATTATGTCTTAAGTGATTAAGAATGGGGAAATTGTACCTGTGGATTGTTACAAATTGTCCCTCCAATATGAAGTACTTTATCATATGGTAGGTAATGGATCCTCACAATAATGaaatgttttcttttctaaatcgATTCTAGTGTCTCTTTAGTCCCTCACCATTCTCTAGAAACATTGAAATGCACTCCTCATAAGAATTTGTTTACTTATTCGAGAGACTTTTTTTCCATCACACTTCAACGCAATCACTCGGACAATAATCTCTTCTGAAACCTCTAAATTGATACCACCCACCATAAATCTCCCACTTTTCATGCTATTCATAAACTAGGAcaagaggtcatcatcactaccttTCATAATTATGAAGAATACAGTGATTCCTCTCCTATCATAGATGTCTCACACTTGTGTATTCTTTTTTAATAAGACATACAAGGTGCATTGAACAAGAAAATGTTgcccaccaccccccccccccccctccccatgTGATTGTAACTTTCACACACCCAAGAATAGAGCTACATGCCATTGGTCTTAATTATGGCGAACATTCCAGGAACCCTATTGTGCAACCACAGTTTGGAGAGTTGATACAAGTCCTCCTTTTAAGTAGCTTACCTCATGTTGGATGGAGAAGCGTTCCTGCCACTTGGGGCCAAGGTATCATGTTTTCCTCGTTAGATGCTCCACACTCTTGGGCTTAGTTATGGTGACTGTTCCAGGTGTCTTATCGTGCTTCTTCTCCAACCCCTATTATGGTTGATTATGGGAAATGGAGTTCTATATTCTATATTTGTAGGGTTAGTACCAAAGTttacattggaaaggaaatttataattaatattctatatttcttatttttaattGAACATTTGATTTTAGGGAAAGATTTAGGATCATCCCAAAAGGGAACATTACACGTTGACACTAACTGGGAATAAAAAATGAAGTAaatttagaagacaattatttagaATTAGACTGATATGAATGGTCTAAATAGGAAACTTATTTCTAGTTTATAATACCTGCATTATTTCTATTTCTCCATTGGGTTGGAGATAAGCTAATTTTCAAAATAGATGATAAAAGGTTTTCCCATTGAGATAACCCACTTCTTGAAAGAAATTTAGAGACATATCTTGGTTCAAGTTTCACAACTTGTGATGATATCAAAGGATCATAGTGAAAGTTGAATAGTGAAATGGTTCGTCCTAAAAAATCCTCTAAGAAAGTTAGAAGTAGTAGTAACAAAGAAATTAGTAGTTGAGTATCACTCAAAAAGATTTGCAGGACAATATGAATCATCAAgaaaaatcaattgaaaacaaaaaaGTGTAATGTTCCCAATTCTTACGTgacatttataattaaatttacgtTTATTAAGtggtaaaaattattaaaaatatttaaatgatgatttaatgtaattattttaattaaattatatatatatatatatatatatcactttatTATAATAAAGTTCTCCAAAGTATAATTAACATTTTAATCAGCTAAGACGACCTAATGTTCTAGATGCTTCTTGGAGTTCTTTATAGGGAGATTGGATGGAAGAAGAAAGgcatgattgatttgatgaatttgtctaatgctttacATTATCTCATCAGTGAGGACAAAAACCTTCAATCATAAGGATGGTTGGATGGAAACTTGGATCTTCCAATGGATTAGAAGATTTCCTAGCCGATAAAGGATGTTGGCTAACTTTGGGCGAAATTTTGTTAATTTATGAAGAAATCCTCGTGGATGAAGAATTGACACCCTTAGCCATGTCACAACCATTTAATTAGCCTTATTTTGTTCTGATTATTTCAGGCGAACTGACGCATGCATCATATTTAACGGACATAAGACACAACACATTCAGATGAAGCATGGTAGTGAAGATTTAAAAGACTGTCATTCTTCTCACATCATAGGAAAAGTGTTCTTCAACATGACTGAGGTGGCATCTTTCCAACATTTGTGCAAGATTACCAAGTAGTGTGGGAAATATATATTGGTAACACCATTTAAGGCCGATTATAATTCCTTCTTTCTGATTTGACTGTCAAGTTGCTTTTCCTTAGGAAATCGTGGTACATTCCTAGCGCATCTCATAAAAATGGAAATGATTTTTCGATGTGCAATAGGTTTTGATCAGATACTGGCAAGGTTAAGAAAGTAGGAAAATAATTACTTCAATCTACTTCAAATCCCTCACTTGTATGATTACATTTCTATTTTGAGCTTACTGTTTCCGTAGATTTGGGTGGCATTTGAGGAGATGGATTTAGGAGGGAAAAATGAACATTttgtttcatcatttttttctctttgttctctttgtcTACTGCTGGTTGAAATAATAGAGTATAAGCATTTGAAATAatgcatttcaattacatttactaACTGTGAGTTTCCAACTCATGTGTCCCACACAATGAAGCATATGAAGTACATCTTCAAGTGGGATTGTGCGACAATCTAGAGGGCGATCATTATTATAGTGGGCGAAGAGGTTCTTAATCTAAAGGTTCCTCAACTTTTTTTCCTTCTCAGGTTGTTTTTGTATTCCTATCTAATATATTTGATTTTCTTCAGAATTATGGATCTTTGTTCCATTTGTGTTCTATATGTCATGGTCGGGTTCATATCTATTGATCATGATAATTAAAGGGTTGTGAAAAAGCATGACTTGTTTAATGGTAAGGGATGGATAGATGAATTTTCCCTAAGAAATGTTTGAAGAGGAAGCCCCATTATGTTGGTGTATATAATACTATGGAAATAGGTCTTGAATCAAACAACTGTAATATCTTTGACGATGAACTAGGTTTGTTCTTTAAGCAGATTTCTTTTTCAGAGGCATCACAAATTTCAAAACTCTTTTATTCACTGCATCACCTGGTTCTACATCAACTGCGTCAACATAGGATTGAGAATATCTCAATCTGGCTACActtttaaaatattcttttaattatGAGGAATTCTACATGCTCATTTAGACCCTTCTCAATAAaatgtattattttttatataaattcaaGAGGGATCTCTTAATAGGGcaaaaatatattcaagaaaaTGTATGATGACTGACTTCTTTGAGCCCTTATCACACATGGTTTGAATTAAATTTTATCACACAAGATCCCTCCAAGGATCAAAAACCTCTAGGCTTCCTCATAGTCGGATCTAGGGCCATCTCTGTTAGTGTTTTCCACAATTCAATTCAAATCCGCTTCCTCCTTGGTTTGCAACACCACCTGtatttctccatcttccagagTATCACTTCATTGTTCCTCCTGATTGGTGTTTTTCCGTTCTCTCTCGTATTTTCCTGTTTGATCCTCTTTCCCTTCTTCAACCATCTAGTTTTTGGGTTTTTCCATGTTAGTTTTCCCATGTTCCTTGAAGGTATTAGGGATGCTAACACTTTGGGGTTCTTCtgccatttttttctttttcagcaatCTTCGGTTGCTTAGAAGGTTTTTTGGCTCTCCATTGCGTTGtcttatctttcttctctttctatttgacGACCTGTAGAGGGCATTTTCTAGAATTATGCCTCGATTTTTTGCAGTGAAAACATGcaaaagggacactttcatattctATAGGTTGGATCCACTTCCCCAATCTGGAGTTAATCTTGATAGATAATGGCATATTCGTGCCTTGCATAACTCCCATACAAATCCTTGCAAAGGTAAGTATTCTTCTAGCTATTGTGATAGGATCCATAGATAAGAGTTCCCAAAAGGAACTAGCGATTCCTTTAAAACATCCTCAACCCATAACTCTAGAGGAAGGCTCGACAATCTGACCCAAACAGGAGCTTGTACAAAAAAAAActcatttaggtccatcttaggcgACCATTTTGTGCAAGCGTAGATTTTCCAATCAAGCAAGGACCATCACAAAGCACCCTCAACatgtcttcttcacatgaaaatggcATCAATAACGCACCTTTGGATATAGCCGTTATCTCCACTTGACCTTTATGCGTCCATTTATGTTTCACAAATGTCCCGACAACATCAATATTCAGCGTCGGGCACAAAATTTTTCCAACCCGAGTCATTGCCATAAGGCTAATGTTATGGTCAATTACTGGGTCTGGAACTGCAATAGAAGATCTACCCTTTTCTAGTTCTGAGATATTATGAACTGGGAGTAGCGAGGACTTTCCACTCGGTTTGACACCGAATAGAGACGTCTATGACCGACCGTTGTCCCTACAAATAGGTCCCTTCCTTGGGCTGTGTCTAGCACATGATGCTCCATCCCCCCCATCAGGATCGAGAAGCTTGTCACCAGCTTTTGGGTTCCCATCCACTAGGTCCTTTCCATTTGGCTCAGAGGAATCAGGCAGTCCTGAGATCCATCCTTTCCGCCCTCCCCCTGGTTTGCTTGTCCATTGCAGGGTTTCCCGCCTAgtcctaatttcaaattcaaagTCTCTCCCTTCTCCCGGTCCCGCATCGCTCTCTAATTTTtactttgatacaaattgttgaacacaccatggGGGATTAATTGAAAGAGAACCGTGCACTAGTTTGTTGTTTCTAAGAGTGATCTCACTATATATCACAATTTATATTTCAATTGTGTGAGATATTTTTCACATCAACATTTTAGATTATACTCCATCATCCATCATCAAGATGGAGGAGTTTATAAAGATAAGGAAACCACATCTACCTTCCAATGTTTAATTTCATAGCTTACTAGATAGTAGAAAAGAAGGTCGAAATAGGTTCAAACATCATAAAAAGTAGTTTAGTCCAATAACTTGTTGAAATATGTGCAAACACCTCTAAATTAGTTTTTCCCAATAACATGTTATTGCGATAAACTAATTTTAGAGGTGTTTGCACCTATTTTAACCTTGTTATGAGGTATCTAGTAAGCTGTGAAATTAAACATTGGAAGGTAGATGTGTGTTCCTTCTATCTTGTATGATTTCTTATTTGGAGCTACGATATATCATAGATCAAGCATTTGGGGTTAAATTGTATTGAGGTTCCAATTCATATAGCTGTCATGATTGGTTTAGGAAGAGGACACGAAAACCATCATGCAAGTAATTGGAGATGCTAGTTGTGCTACAAGCCCTTTTATTCTTATGCAGCCCATATGTATTGTTTAGATTAGTTTCCTATACGTGTTGTAAAGACCAGAAGGATTTTGTTTTTGCATACTATAAGCTTCTTTTCATTCTTGGTAATTGTATGTTCTACTTGTTTTTTGCATGCTTCATTTATCCCATTTGACTATagagattattttaaaaattgttagTGCTAATCGAGGAAATGAATATGATAAAGTACTAAGTCAAGTGTGGTTCGAGGGTATTGTAATAATTGAACTTCAATAATGTTCCATCCTAGAGAAGATTCATGCATAAAAAGTTTAATTGCATATCATCTTCTTCTTGATGACAACTTGCATGAATTGTATCTAGATTATTTAGTTTTTCTTGAGCACATCATACTCATAACATCACACATTTTAGTACATTTGAGATAACATCTCATATTTAGAGCATTTGGTTAATGATCTTGAATATGTCATTTCATTTGCATCATGTCACATGTTAGTTTGAGGGTCATTCATTATGGTTAGTGTGCTTGAATCTTTGTGGTACTTGTTACCATATATCAGTTTTAGTCATAACTCAAGATCAACATCAAGGTAGGCATGAATATTCAAGACTTTTTCATTAACATATTATGGAGTTAATCTGCTTCCATCCTCTTTCCACATCAATGGGAAGTCTTTCCCACTAGGTCATTTCTCTTTAACAACTTTGTTAGGGTTTCTTTGTACTTTTCAAGACCCTAATCTCTTTGTATCCACCTAGTTGTGCATGGAGGGTGTTAGTGTAGATATTTTTTCTAGATAACCTTACTTGTGAATACTATGTACTTTTTATATGATTTGTTCCTGTGTGCTATCTTGTATGGTCATCACATGTCTCTATCCTAGATAGAAAACTTTCTATTCTAGATgacaaaaaatatttcaatttaaatttataTCTTATTAAGTTAAATATTTCATTGAGTTAATGCATTAAGCtatttatttacatattttttgtCTCTCACTATTGTCTCAGTTTGACTATACATGTGGTTGACTTATGTGGCTTTCTAATATTAGAGATATATTCAAAGGTTCTagccaatccaaaaaaaaaaatcaatttttaatatGCATTGCCAAGTGTAAGCTGGTCAATGACGAGTGCAATATTATAAATGAAAAATGAATTAGGGAAAATGACATTGAGAGGGAAAAGGTGTTTTGTATAGGGTGGTCAACAGTGGCTAATGTAGGAAATTTCAGTCATTGAAATAATGGATTTGTTATGTAGGGAAagacctaaaaaaataaaaaatcaatagggTGTTAAGGAGTAAATAACGTAAGGGTAAGAGTGAAATGAGTTGAATTTAAGGCAGTGAAATCACATGGAAATGATTGTGGACTCATTATCTGTTGTCCACAATAGTTGCATCTTTGATGAATTATTACTTGACACAATTACTAATTCCTTGCGGGAAACAATCTTGtcgtgcattttccatttttatagAATAATATGGTTAGATTGGAATGATCACAGAGAGGTCGATCTAAATATTTGTGTTCCCCCTAACAAAAATACAAGGACTCTAGTTCTATGTTTCTACCCTTAGCTCAAGCTACCTCTCTAGAGTCTCCCTTTTGGTAAAGGAGCCTTTACATCTATATTGATACACAACACTAAAAAAATGTTTCGAAGCCTTATTAGATATATAGTGTTTTTTAGAATCCCAAATTTATAAAATAGCCCACATTAGACATATGGTTAAATTATAAAGTTGAGGTTGTGTGTCCTCCTTATATGTATGGGGAGAACATTCCTCTTTCTCTCACTTTTCCTACCCTTCATTAGAACTGGAAATCAACCCTACCTTTTATCTCTTAGGGATATTAAGGTCacctttccttttgagcctcttgattttaagatctatgatgattgtatctaagaaatgttttggaaACTTGACTCTAGGATTATTATCTTGGAAATTATGGAAAAGCATCCTTTTGTGAAAGAGTTTTCAGGTCAATCCAAATGAAATTGGTTAAACATTGAGTCTCCAAAGGTTGACCTACTTTATTGTGCCCTCTTTTTGGTCATCTTCCACTATTTTGTTGCTATCATGAGAATCACTAATTTCTATTAGGACTCTGTTTGATTGTCCCTAAAATTCTGAACAAGTGTTGGGATTGTGTTGGAAATAGAGATTTGTCAACTTAGTGTCTTGATTTATAACTTGCAATCAAATTTGTTATCAAAAGATACACATatagtccaacaagttataaagacaattctaatcataatcctaataatTATAAATACATGTGAGTTTTCTTTGAGGATTTACCCAATGACTCATCCATGCTATGAAGCCCACGAGAGATCATATAAGGCTCCTTGAGCCTATCCATTAAGTTCAAGGACTTGAAAGTACATTTGTCATTTGACCTCCTAGCTTAACTTGAATGGACCATTTGTCTACTTTCTTTCCTTATATGCCCACATCTCGCCTCCATAATGGGATGACAAATTGGATGAAACtttaaagaaattaattatttgttttattatacagtgattatatacatacatatatgtatatatatgtatatatgtatatgtatacatacatacatatatatatatatatatatatatatatatatatatatatatatatatatatatatatatatatatatatatatatatatatatatatgtatgtatgtacatgcgtGCACGCacgtacacacaaacacacacacagatatatgtatgtatgtatgtatgtatatattagtAACACCATTTAAGGTCGATTATAATTCCTTTTTTTTGATTTGAGTGTCAAGTGGCTTTTCCTTAGGAAATCATGGTACTTTTCTAGCGCATCTCATTAAAATAGAAATGATTTTTTGATGTGCAATAGGTTTTGATTAGACACTGGAAAGGTTAAGAAAGTAAGAAAATAATTACTTCAATCTACTTCAAATACCTCACTT
This window of the Cryptomeria japonica unplaced genomic scaffold, Sugi_1.0 HiC_scaffold_486, whole genome shotgun sequence genome carries:
- the LOC131073292 gene encoding endoglucanase 16-like, whose protein sequence is MAKAMEALLAVVLLLFCGEWQVVRGEFDYRDALSKSILFLEAQRSGKLPQSQRVKWRGDSGLTDGKLQNVDLAGGYYDAGDNVKYGLPMAFTITTLAWGTLDYGKELKAAGEIQNARDAIRWGTDYFLKASATPNELWVQVGDPQADHNCWERPEDMDTPRSLYKIDKDTPGSEIAAETAAALAASSIVFRFTNPRYSHLLLQRSQSLFSFADRYKGTYGGECPFYCSVSGYNDELLWAASWLYRPTKSSYYSNYIIQHDDVKAYVNEFNWDLKYAGVQVLLTDLYFQGEAQFSAYRSNAERFVCSLLPGSPIRSVKTTPGGLLYVRDGANTQYVTSAAFLMARYSDLLSAKKRTLSCGNTLFKPNDVMGFAKLQSDAGPGEGRDFEFEIRTRRETLQWTSKPGGGRKGWISGLPDSSEPNGKDLVDGNPKAGDKLLDPDGGDGASCARHSPRKGPICRDNGRS